A genomic region of Cannabis sativa cultivar Pink pepper isolate KNU-18-1 chromosome 1, ASM2916894v1, whole genome shotgun sequence contains the following coding sequences:
- the LOC115707623 gene encoding uncharacterized protein LOC115707623 — MLLTVSGLGMNSAMDDMNLIQQAQRHHLVVREIGEEIDLEIGPGDDDPSFSNTPLIGGPPREPSAEEQDDSKHMVMVSQLPSDDQDMSKSQPAKRKKKVVKRWREEWADTYKWAYVDVKEGTARIFCSVCREYGRKHRRNPYGNEGSRNMQMSALEEHNNSLLHKEALRLQMASKDKIIVDKPIYVKALMSKTAGSIVEAALKRDPHEVEFVQSVQEVVHALERVIAKNSHYVNIMERLLEPERMVLFRIPWVDDRGETHVNRGFRVQFNQALGPCRGGIRFHPSMNLSIAKFLGFEQTLKNALSPYKIGGAAGGSDFDPKGKSDNEVMRFCQSFMNEIYRYLGPDKDLPSEEMGVGTREMGYLFGQYRRLAGHYQGSFTGPRIFWSGSSLRTEATGYGLVFFAQLILSDMNKELKGLRCAVSGSGKIALHVLEKLIAYGALPISVSDSKGYLVDEDGFDYMKISFLRDIKAQQRSLRDYSKTYARSKYYDEAKPWNERCDVAFPCASQNEIDQADAINLVNSGCRIVVEGSNMPCTPEAIDCLRKANVLIAPAMAAGAGGVVAGELELNHECNSMNWSPEDFESKLQEAMKQTYQRALKAATDFGYQKESPEALAHGAVIAAFLTVAQAMTDQGCV; from the exons ATGCTGCTTACAGTCAGTGGATTAGGGATGAATTCTGCGATGGATGACATGAACTTGATTCAGCAGGCTCAAAGGCACCACTTAGTGGTCAGAGAGATTGGGGAAGAAATTGATCTAGAAATTGGTCCTGGCGATGACGATCCTTCATTTTCTAACACGCCACTTATTGGTGGCCCACCTCGAGAACCTTCGGCTGAAGAACAAGATGATAGTAAGCATATGGTGATGGTATCTCAACTTCCCAGCGACGATCAAGATATGTCGAAATCACAACCAgcaaagaggaagaagaaggtggTCAAAAGATGGAGAGAGGAATGGGCTGATACCTATAAATGGGCTTATGTTGATGTCAAGGAGGGGACAGCAAGGATTTTTTGCTCAGTTTGTAGAGAATATGGGAGGAAGCATAGACGGAACCCTTATGGAAATGAGGGCAGCCGGAATATGCAGATGAGTGCATTGGAAGAGCACAACAACAGTTTACTTCACAAAGAGGCTCTTCGACTTCAGATGGCTTCCAAGGATAAAATTATTGTTGACAAACCTATTTATGTTAAAG CTCTTATGTCAAAAACTGCTGGATCAATTGTTGAAGCTGCACTTAAAAGGGACCCTCACGAGGTTGAGTTTGTGCAGTCAGTGCAAGAAGTTGTTCATGCCCTAGAAAGAGTGATTGCAAAAAATTCTCA TTATGTCAACATCATGGAACGCTTGTTAGAACCTGAACGTATGGTTCTCTTCAGAATTCCTTGGGTGGATGATAGAGGTGAGACACATGTAAACCGAGGCTTTCGAGTACAATTTAATCAGGCCTTAGGTCCCTGTAGGGGTGGTATACGATTTCATCCATCAATGAACTTAAGTATCGCAAAGTTTCTTGGATTTGAACAG ACATTAAAGAATGCGCTATCACCATACAAAATAGGAGGGGCAGCTGGTGGAAGTGATTTTGATCCAAAAGGAAAAAGTGATAATGAG GTAATGCGGTTTTGCCAAAGTTTCATGAATGAGATCTATCGCTATTTGGGTCCTGACAAG GACCTCCCTTCCGAAGAAATGGGTGTTGGTACTCGGGAAATGGGTTATCTATTCGGACAATATAGACGCTTAGCAGGTCATTATCAG GGAAGTTTTACAGGGCCAAGGATATTTTGGTCTGGCTCTAGCCTTCGAACTGAAGCTACTGGATATGGGCTG GTATTCTTTGCCCAGCTCATCCTTTCTGACATGAACAAGGAGCTTAAAGGATTAAG ATGTGCTGTAAGTGGTTCTGGAAAAATTGCATTGCATGTTCTGGAGAAGCTTATTGCTTATGGTGCTCTTCCAATCTCAGTGTCAG ATTCGAAAGGATATTTGGTGGATGAAGATGGATTTGATTACATGAAAATATCTTTCTTGAGAGATATTAAAGCACAACAGAGAAGCTTGAG AGACTATTCAAAGACTTATGCTAGATCCAAGTATTATGATGAAGCAAAACCTTGGAATGAGAGATGTGATGTAGCATTTCCATGTGCTTCACAGAATGAAATCGATCAAGCTGATGCCATTAATTTGGTAAATTCAGGTTGTCGTATAGTAGTAGAAG GTTCAAACATGCCGTGCACTCCTGAAGCTATTGATTGTTTGAGAAAAGCCAATGTTCTCATTGCTCCTGCAATGGCTGCTGGTGCTGGAGGG GTTGTTGCTGGAGAACTTGAGTTAAACCACGAGTGCAATTCAATGAACTGGTCACCTGAGGATTTTGAATCTAAGTTGCAG GAAGCAATGAAACAGACTTACCAGAGAGCACTCAAAGCAGCAACCGATTTTGGATATCAGAAAGAGAGTCCCGA GGCATTGGCTCACGGAGCTGTGATCGCGGCTTTTCTAACTGTTGCTCAAGCCATGACTGATCAAGGATGTGTATAG
- the LOC115707624 gene encoding uncharacterized protein LOC115707624: MTDYAQEQEMEIEALEAILMDEFKEIHSGESGLNTSNRCFQIKVVPQDDEADFESSPVQLGLIFSHTEKYPDEPPLLNLTSLRGIRPDDLRILKEKLQQEATENLGMAMMYTLVSSAKEWLSERFAQETDIDNAEAEEATKDDVIIPHGEPVTVETFLAWRERFEAELALERAKLMPEAALAAPKDKKLSGRQWFESGRVKGTVTATEVSDEEDLEDIDFDDDEDFEDDEEDMLEHYLAEKSDSSTHSSKRAN, from the exons ATGACGG ACTATGCACAGGAGCAAGAGATGGAAATCGAAGCATTAGAAGCAATTCTTATGGATGAGTTCAAAG aAATTCACTCTGGAGAGAGTGGATTAAATACTTCCAACCGGTGCTTCCAAATAAAAGTGGTTCCACAG GATGATGAAGCAGATTTTGAATCTTCTCCAG TTCAGCTAGGTTTGATTTTTTCGCACACAGAAAAATATCCTGACGAACCTCCACTTTTAAATCTTACAAG TTTACGAGGAATTCGACCTGACGATCTTAGAATATTGAAAGAAAAGCTTCAACAAGAG GCAACTGAAAATCTTGGTATGGCCATGATGTATACCCTTGTCTCATCAGCTAAGGAATGGCTCTCTGAGCGATTTGCTCAAGAAACTGACATTGATAATGCTGAAGCAGAAGAAGCAACTAAAGACGAT GTAATCATCCCTCATGGTGAACCAGTGACAGTTGAAACATTCCTAGCTTGGAGAGAGAGGTTTGAAGCGGAGTTAGCACTCGAACGAGCTAA GCTAATGCCCGAGGCTGCGCTTGCAGCACCTAAGGATAAGAAGCTCTCAGGAAGACAATGGTTTGAAAGTGGAAGAGTG AAAGGTACAGTTACAGCCACTGAAGTTTCTGACGAAGAAGATCTTGAAGATATCGActttgatgatgatgaagatttTGAAG ACGACGAAGAAGATATGCTTGAGCACTACTTGGCTGAGAAATCGGACTCATCGACACATTCATCCAAGAGAGCCAACTAA